A single genomic interval of Chrysemys picta bellii isolate R12L10 chromosome 8, ASM1138683v2, whole genome shotgun sequence harbors:
- the LOC101944211 gene encoding ovoinhibitor: MTGVFVLLTLATWCFSAVALGSEVDCSKYPRGTAEDGKVLTACPFILEEVCGTDGITYPSECGLCAHNSEQGTNLGKKHDGKCQENIVPFDCSQQPRIIDEDGKVQMRCPRILAEVCGTDGVTYPNECTLCAHNLEHQKNIIKKHDGKCEQEIVLLDCSQYRRTKAEDGKVLIGCPRILAEVCGTDGVTYSNECMLCAHNLERGENINKKHNGECKHEIVPLNCSEYHHGKVLIPCPRILAEVCGTDGVTYPNDCMLCAHNLKHRTSVSKKHDGKCKEKIAVSECTSYRRTTTDNGKVLVVCPRILQTVCGTDGVTYANECEMCAHNLEHGTNVSKEHDGRCKREVVPVDCSKYRRVTTKDGNVLTACPLILDEVCGTDGVTYPSECGLCSHNFERGASITKKHDGKCKQETAEVDCSDYVEPSPICTMEYFAHCGSDGTTYSNKCHFCNAVAVTKGALTFNHFGEC, from the exons ATGACAGGTGTTTTTGTGCTCCTTACTCTAGCAACATGGTGCTTTTCAG CTGTGGCCCTGGGCAGTGAG GTAGATTGTAGTAAGTACCCCCGGGGTACTGCGGAGGATGGCAAAGTACTGACAGCCTGCCCATTCATCCtggaggaagtctgtggcacagatGGCATCACTTACCCCAGCGAATGTGGACTGTGCGCACACAATTC TGAGCAGGGGACCAACCTTGGCAAAAAGCATGATGGAAAATGTCAAGAGAACATTGTGCCG TTCGATTGCAGTCAGCAGCCCAGGATTATTGATGAGGATGGCAAAGTCCAGATGCGCTGCCCTAGGATCCTGGCTGAGGTCTGTGGCACAGATGGGGTCACTTACCCCAATGAATGTACGCTGTGTGCCCATAACCT TGAACATCAGAAAAACATTATAAAAAAACACGATGGAAAATGTGAACAGGAAATTGTGCTG CTTGATTGCAGTCAGTACCGCCGGACTAAAGCTGAGGATGGCAAAGTTCTGATAGGCTGCCCAAGGATCCTGGCTGAGGTCTGTGGCACAGATGGGGTCACTTACTCCAATGAATGTATGCTGTGTGCCCACAACCT AGAACGCGGGGAAAACATTAACAAAAAGCATAACGGAGAATGCAAACATGAAATCGTCCCG CTTAATTGTAGTGAGTACCACCACGGCAAAGTCCTGATACCCTGCCCCAGGATCCTGGCTGAGGTCTGTGGCACCGATGGCGTCACTTACCCCAATGATTGTATGCTGTGTGCCCATAACTT GAAACACCGGACCAGTGTTAGCAAAAAGCACGACGGCAAGTGCAAAGAGAAAATAGCTGTG AGTGAGTGTACTTCATACCGCAGGACTACTACTGACAACGGCAAAGTACTGGTAGTCTGCCCCAGGATCCTGCAAACAGTCTGTGGCACAGATGGTGTCACTTATGCCAATGAATGCGAGATGTGTGCCCATAACCT AGAACATGGGACCAATGTCAGCAAAGAACACGATGGAAGATGCAAACGGGAAGTTGTGCCG GTGGATTGTAGTAAGTACCGCCGGGTCACTACTAAGGATGGCAACGTTCTGACAGCCTGCCCACTTATCCTGGATGAGGTCTGTGGCACAGATGGCGTCACTTACCCCAGCGAATGCGGGCTGTGTTCCCATAACTT CGAACGTGGAGCCAGTATTACCAAGAAACACGATGGGAAATGCAAACAGGAAACGGCAGAG GTTGACTGCAGTGATTATGTTGAACCCAGCCCCATCTGCACAATGGAGTACTTTGCCCATTGCGGCTCTGATGGCACAACCTACAGCAACAAATGTCACTTCTGCAACGCAGTCGC ggTAACCAAGGGAGCTCTCACCTTCAACCATTTTGGAGAATGTTGA